The Spirochaetaceae bacterium genome segment GGCGGCTTTTATATAGACAGTATACGCACTTTTTAGTTATTTGTCAACTGTTATTTTATAGCCATTCGCGCCACACTTAGCGCCGGTAAATTGTGTTGGTTAAGCCCGGCTAAATCTAAATATTCTTTAGGAATAAACAACATAGAATCTTTTTGGCCGCTGGTTAGCCGCTGGTGTTCTTCTTTATTACTATCAAATATTTTAGGTAAAGTAAGGTTGATATTTTTAAAACTATGCGGCAAAACAAATTGGATAGTACCGCCGGTTACTACGGGGTTTTTAAGCCTTAGCAGTAAACCATCGCTCTGCCAGCTGCTTACACTGCCAACGGTACGCCAGTCGCTGTCGCTAAGGGTGCTGTTGTAAGTCATACTTTCGCCACTGGGCGGCCCATTAAAAAAGCCATCGGTATAACCCCTGTTTTGTAACTTGTTCAGCTCTTCTTGGTAGGGTAAGTAATTAAAGCTGCTAGGGTTGCTATAATAATCTAACATCGCTTGCTTGTAGGCCCGGCTGGCTACGGCCACGTAATATTCGGTTTTATTGCGACCCTCTATTTTAAGACTGTTTACACCGCTGGCTAAAATCTTATCGATATAAGGCATAAGGCATAAATCTTTACTGCTCATTAGATAAGCGCCTTTATCATCTTCCTCAAGAGGGAAAAACTCGCCCGGTCTTTGTTCTTCTTCTAGGTAAACTTTGTAGTTCCAGCGGCAGCTATGGGCGCAAGCCCCTTTATTAGAGGCCCGGCCGGTTAAAAAGTTGCTAATCAGGCAGCGGCCGCTGTAGCTCATACACATAGCCCCGTGCACAAAAATTTCCAGCTTAATATCGGGGCAATCGGCCCTAATTTGGCCAAATTCGGCAAAACTTACCTCGCGCGCCAGCACACACAGGCCGGCCCCTAGCTCTTGCCACAA includes the following:
- a CDS encoding U32 family peptidase — protein: MHSNYKAELLAPAGSYSKLQTAILYGADAVYAGTPDLSLRAQSSLKLDELLEGVKLIHQNGRKIYLTLNLFAHNKDIDRLPKFIETIRTVKPDGVIIADLGVFNYVRKAAPELELHVSTQANICSSMTVKLWQELGAGLCVLAREVSFAEFGQIRADCPDIKLEIFVHGAMCMSYSGRCLISNFLTGRASNKGACAHSCRWNYKVYLEEEQRPGEFFPLEEDDKGAYLMSSKDLCLMPYIDKILASGVNSLKIEGRNKTEYYVAVASRAYKQAMLDYYSNPSSFNYLPYQEELNKLQNRGYTDGFFNGPPSGESMTYNSTLSDSDWRTVGSVSSWQSDGLLLRLKNPVVTGGTIQFVLPHSFKNINLTLPKIFDSNKEEHQRLTSGQKDSMLFIPKEYLDLAGLNQHNLPALSVARMAIK